The following proteins come from a genomic window of Pyxidicoccus sp. MSG2:
- a CDS encoding NAD+ kinase, producing MYEKIVLVTRRTRLAGLVERFNTKKQAKFYVEHAGQDFEEFSREDESYRRAVDALRDTLGLGLPVQQVDRSLVPTFLFTGKEVVVVAGQDGLVANVAKYVGEQPLVGVNPDPERFDGVLLPYRVEGARGAVRKVLEGKAGFRQVTLAEARLEDGQRLLAFNDLFIGAKSHVSARYRLRYGDKEESQSSSGVLVSTGAGSSGWLSSVFTLARSLTQQTGGVPGQPWKLAWEDPKLAFVVREPFISRHSAADVVGGFVTAERELVLESRMASAGVIFSDGVEEDFLKFGAGATARIRPAKQRVRLVVG from the coding sequence ATGTACGAGAAGATCGTCCTCGTCACCCGCCGCACGCGGCTGGCGGGGCTGGTGGAGCGCTTCAACACGAAGAAGCAGGCGAAGTTCTACGTGGAGCACGCGGGGCAGGACTTCGAGGAGTTCTCCCGCGAGGACGAGTCCTACCGCCGCGCGGTGGACGCGCTGCGCGACACGCTGGGCCTGGGGCTGCCGGTGCAGCAGGTGGACCGGAGTCTGGTTCCCACCTTCCTCTTCACGGGGAAGGAGGTCGTCGTCGTGGCCGGGCAGGACGGGCTGGTGGCGAACGTGGCGAAGTACGTGGGGGAGCAGCCGCTGGTGGGCGTGAATCCGGACCCGGAGCGCTTCGACGGCGTGCTGCTGCCCTACCGCGTGGAGGGGGCGCGGGGCGCGGTGCGCAAGGTGCTGGAGGGGAAGGCGGGCTTCCGGCAGGTGACGCTGGCGGAAGCGCGGCTGGAGGACGGGCAGCGGCTGCTCGCCTTCAATGACTTGTTCATCGGCGCGAAGTCGCACGTGTCGGCGCGCTACCGGCTGCGCTACGGGGACAAGGAGGAGTCGCAGTCGTCCAGCGGGGTGCTGGTGTCCACGGGGGCGGGCTCCAGCGGGTGGCTGTCGTCGGTCTTCACGCTGGCGCGGAGCCTGACGCAGCAGACGGGCGGGGTGCCGGGGCAGCCGTGGAAGCTGGCGTGGGAGGACCCCAAGCTGGCCTTCGTGGTGCGCGAGCCCTTCATCAGCCGCCACTCCGCCGCGGACGTGGTGGGCGGCTTCGTGACGGCGGAGCGCGAGCTGGTGCTGGAGTCGAGGATGGCGTCGGCGGGTGTCATCTTCAGCGATGGCGTGGAGGAGGACTTCCTCAAGTTCGGCGCCGGTGCCACCGCGCGCATCCGTCCGGCGAAGCAGCGCGTGCGCCTGGTGGTGGGCTGA
- a CDS encoding DUF5916 domain-containing protein, with amino-acid sequence MNLRVVPFTLCMLLLGASLAHAQVPGPRRKMAAVRVEQPPTLDGVLDDEAWKQATFTTDLIQKEPDQGLPATLRTEVAFVYDEDALYVGARMFSDSPADIEAVMTRRDESGVAERLIVSLDTWHDRRTAYSFAVTAAGQRVDWFHPVDSEYERDFSFNPVWQARTRLTGEGWVAELRIPFSQLRFNDGDEQVWGLNLNRYVPRRNEDDFWVAVPRHVTGWSSWFGDLTGVRGVRPSRRLELLPYVAGDWQVNSGRNPRAGTPFDARRDYAGSVGGDAKVGLGPNLTLDATVNPDFGQLEADPAVVNLSAFETFFEERRPFFTEGSQLFTGNGPAYFYSRRIGASPRLLVDLQSQRDYVEAPRASTLWGAGKLTGRLASGMSVGALAAVTGHSFADVYDFDTSEEGRVKLEPFTGYGVVRVQQELGEGSVVGAMLTGVNRSLTSSGQGASLAFNLPQQAYTAGADASFRLGPGGEYALTAYAGGSYVSGTREAMVRLQRSSARYYQRPDQSYAVLNPEATSLSGYTAGAALERVSGRNWLWRVRGYAESPGFEINDVGRLQSADDLDAELSLTYRDTDPGRWLRGLEATLSLYNDWNYGGVRQATSLSSTVEATLPNFWTAEVTATYLPRALSDVLTRGGPLMQTGQGVDVIAELSNAFSATTRWSLEGKAWRYETGSHGYTVGGSLGVQPTRRLRLAVEPGLSHYTEEPQYVATVAGGRPETYGSRYVFGAVERRELFARLRVDFFVTPDLSVELYAEPFASSGRYSRFGELLQAQGRALLYYGDENVTREAGRLRVVDPAGTAFEVDDPDFNLRSLRSNLVVRWEFRPGSTLFFVWQQDRSNEQALGSVLEPDALGNSFSAPGSHTFAVKLAWWLPVN; translated from the coding sequence ATGAATCTTCGTGTCGTCCCGTTCACGCTCTGCATGCTGCTCCTGGGGGCCTCGCTGGCTCATGCCCAGGTGCCGGGGCCTCGCCGGAAGATGGCGGCGGTGCGCGTGGAGCAGCCGCCCACGTTGGACGGCGTGCTGGACGACGAGGCCTGGAAGCAGGCCACCTTCACCACCGACCTCATCCAGAAGGAGCCGGACCAGGGTCTCCCCGCCACCCTGCGCACGGAGGTCGCATTCGTCTACGACGAAGACGCGCTCTATGTCGGCGCTCGGATGTTCAGCGACTCGCCAGCGGACATCGAGGCGGTGATGACGCGCCGGGACGAGAGCGGCGTGGCGGAGCGGCTCATCGTCTCGCTCGACACCTGGCATGACCGGCGCACGGCCTACAGCTTCGCGGTGACGGCCGCGGGCCAGCGCGTGGACTGGTTCCACCCGGTGGACAGCGAGTACGAGCGCGACTTCTCCTTCAACCCGGTGTGGCAGGCGCGCACCCGACTGACGGGCGAGGGCTGGGTCGCGGAGCTGCGGATTCCCTTCTCCCAGCTGCGCTTCAACGACGGGGACGAGCAGGTGTGGGGGCTCAACCTCAACCGCTACGTGCCGCGCCGCAACGAGGACGACTTCTGGGTGGCCGTCCCGCGCCACGTCACCGGCTGGTCCTCGTGGTTCGGTGACTTGACGGGCGTGCGCGGCGTGCGGCCCTCGCGCCGGCTGGAGCTGCTGCCGTACGTGGCGGGGGACTGGCAGGTGAACTCCGGGCGCAACCCGCGCGCGGGCACCCCGTTCGACGCGCGTCGCGACTATGCGGGCAGTGTGGGCGGCGACGCGAAGGTGGGCCTGGGCCCCAACCTCACGCTGGACGCCACGGTGAACCCGGACTTCGGCCAGTTGGAAGCGGACCCGGCGGTGGTGAACCTGAGCGCCTTCGAGACCTTCTTCGAGGAGCGCCGGCCCTTCTTCACGGAGGGCAGCCAGCTCTTCACGGGCAACGGCCCCGCGTACTTCTACTCGCGCCGCATCGGCGCCTCGCCGCGCCTGCTCGTCGACCTCCAGTCCCAGCGGGACTACGTGGAGGCGCCCCGGGCAAGCACGCTGTGGGGCGCGGGGAAGCTCACCGGGCGGCTGGCGTCGGGCATGTCCGTGGGGGCGCTGGCGGCCGTCACCGGCCACAGCTTCGCGGACGTCTACGACTTCGACACGTCGGAGGAGGGCCGGGTGAAGCTGGAGCCCTTCACCGGCTACGGCGTGGTGCGCGTGCAGCAGGAACTGGGCGAGGGCTCGGTGGTGGGGGCGATGCTGACGGGCGTGAACCGCTCGCTGACGTCCTCGGGCCAGGGCGCGAGCCTCGCCTTCAACCTGCCCCAGCAGGCGTACACGGCGGGCGCGGATGCGTCGTTCCGGCTGGGGCCGGGCGGCGAGTACGCGCTCACCGCGTACGCGGGTGGCAGCTACGTGAGCGGCACGCGCGAGGCCATGGTGCGGCTGCAGCGCTCCAGCGCGCGCTACTACCAGCGGCCGGACCAGTCCTATGCGGTGTTGAATCCGGAGGCCACGTCGCTGTCGGGCTACACCGCGGGCGCGGCGTTGGAGCGGGTGAGCGGGCGCAACTGGCTGTGGCGCGTGCGCGGCTACGCGGAGTCCCCGGGCTTCGAAATCAACGACGTGGGCCGGCTCCAGTCGGCGGATGACCTGGACGCGGAGCTGAGCCTCACGTACCGGGACACGGACCCGGGCCGGTGGCTGCGAGGCCTGGAGGCGACGCTGTCGCTGTACAACGACTGGAACTACGGCGGGGTGCGCCAGGCCACCAGCCTGTCCTCGACGGTGGAGGCCACGCTGCCCAACTTCTGGACGGCGGAGGTGACGGCCACGTACCTGCCGCGCGCGCTGTCGGACGTGCTGACGCGCGGCGGGCCGCTGATGCAGACGGGGCAGGGCGTGGACGTCATCGCCGAGCTGTCCAACGCCTTCAGCGCGACGACGCGCTGGAGCCTCGAGGGGAAGGCGTGGCGCTACGAGACGGGCAGCCATGGCTACACGGTGGGCGGCAGCCTGGGCGTGCAGCCCACGCGACGGCTGCGCCTGGCGGTGGAGCCGGGCCTGTCCCACTACACGGAGGAGCCGCAGTACGTGGCCACGGTGGCTGGCGGGCGGCCGGAGACGTATGGCTCACGCTACGTCTTCGGCGCGGTGGAGCGGCGCGAGCTGTTCGCGCGGCTGCGCGTGGACTTCTTCGTCACCCCGGACCTGAGCGTGGAGCTGTACGCGGAGCCCTTCGCGTCCAGCGGGCGCTACAGCCGTTTCGGTGAGCTGCTCCAGGCTCAGGGACGCGCGCTGCTCTACTATGGCGATGAGAATGTCACGCGCGAGGCGGGACGGCTGAGGGTGGTGGACCCCGCCGGGACGGCCTTCGAGGTGGACGACCCGGACTTCAACCTCCGCTCGCTGCGCAGCAACCTGGTGGTGCGCTGGGAGTTCCGTCCGGGCAGCACGCTCTTCTTCGTGTGGCAGCAGGACCGCTCCAACGAGCAGGCCCTGGGGAGCGTGCTGGAGCCGGACGCGCTGGGCAACAGCTTCTCCGCGCCGGGCAGCCACACCTTCGCGGTGAAGCTGGCCTGGTGGCTGCCGGTGAACTGA
- a CDS encoding DUF4384 domain-containing protein produces MSAGERRIQDALLERYLADALAPEARRQLESVLAESAPDRERLEALRADSAAFLVQHPPGPLVARYEAAEPARRRPWWVLLVPALAASVLVVVWLREDPYTVKGTVSLVLHRKAGDGSTRVEPGATLAPGDVLQFEVKAAEDGYVAVLSRDGQGTVTVYHPFGGTEAARYQAARPMLPAAIELDGVRGHEEVYALHSSQPFALDQAVAALKEGRKLEDAAPKGVAVEHVGFDKR; encoded by the coding sequence GTGAGCGCGGGAGAGCGCCGCATCCAGGATGCGTTGCTGGAGCGCTACCTCGCGGACGCGCTCGCTCCGGAGGCACGCCGTCAGCTGGAGTCCGTGCTGGCGGAGTCGGCGCCGGACCGGGAGCGACTGGAGGCGCTGCGGGCGGACTCGGCGGCGTTCCTCGTCCAGCACCCGCCCGGGCCGCTGGTGGCCCGCTACGAGGCCGCCGAGCCCGCGCGGCGGCGGCCCTGGTGGGTGCTGCTGGTGCCCGCGCTCGCGGCCTCGGTGCTGGTGGTGGTGTGGCTCCGGGAGGACCCGTACACCGTGAAGGGCACGGTGTCGCTGGTGCTGCACCGCAAGGCCGGCGACGGCAGCACGCGGGTGGAGCCGGGCGCGACGCTGGCCCCGGGAGACGTCCTCCAGTTCGAGGTGAAGGCGGCGGAGGACGGCTACGTGGCGGTGCTGAGCCGGGACGGGCAGGGCACCGTCACCGTGTATCACCCCTTCGGAGGCACGGAGGCGGCGCGCTACCAGGCGGCACGTCCGATGCTGCCGGCCGCGATTGAATTGGACGGGGTCCGCGGGCACGAGGAGGTGTACGCGCTGCACTCGAGCCAGCCCTTCGCGTTGGACCAGGCCGTGGCCGCGCTGAAGGAAGGCCGGAAGCTGGAGGACGCGGCCCCGAAGGGTGTGGCGGTGGAGCACGTCGGCTTCGACAAGCGCTGA
- a CDS encoding GNAT family N-acetyltransferase, with product MTTVRCVIASEQRQLDDALRVRWAVFGAEMGLLGTPPPAPRDVSCFDTLETTLHFVVYAGDTAVATSRLLLPNAEVARASGQRLGIELEQKLDLRQVDAPGMRLAETTRYCVLRGYRGSEVLLRLQAEMYRESRRRGVTHWIASANTETDCAQDALIAFQVAARMRCVSPHWKVTPHEPVQAPEVPEAPLYTPEERLRACQGRFDGLRLPRTLSLFAKKLGARFISEPLYDARFHRYATPLVAALDAIPVSTLAWFDALPVSASRAA from the coding sequence ATGACGACGGTGCGGTGTGTGATTGCCTCGGAGCAGCGCCAGTTGGACGACGCGCTCCGGGTGCGCTGGGCGGTGTTCGGCGCGGAAATGGGGCTGCTGGGGACGCCTCCTCCGGCGCCACGGGACGTGAGCTGCTTCGACACATTGGAGACGACGCTCCACTTCGTCGTGTACGCCGGGGACACGGCGGTGGCGACGTCGCGCCTGCTGCTGCCGAACGCGGAGGTGGCGCGCGCTTCCGGGCAGAGGCTGGGCATCGAGCTGGAGCAGAAGCTGGACCTGCGCCAGGTGGACGCGCCGGGCATGCGGCTGGCGGAGACGACGCGCTACTGCGTGCTGCGCGGGTATCGCGGCTCGGAGGTGCTGCTGCGCCTGCAGGCGGAGATGTACCGGGAGAGTCGCAGGCGCGGGGTGACGCACTGGATTGCGTCCGCGAACACGGAGACGGACTGCGCGCAGGACGCGCTCATCGCCTTCCAGGTGGCAGCGCGGATGCGGTGTGTGAGTCCCCACTGGAAGGTGACACCCCACGAACCCGTCCAGGCTCCCGAGGTGCCCGAGGCCCCGCTCTACACGCCGGAGGAGCGCCTGCGCGCGTGCCAGGGCCGCTTCGACGGCCTGCGCCTGCCTCGCACGCTGTCCCTCTTCGCGAAGAAGCTGGGCGCGCGCTTCATCAGTGAGCCCCTCTATGACGCGCGCTTCCACCGGTACGCCACGCCGCTGGTCGCCGCGTTGGACGCGATTCCCGTCAGCACGCTGGCCTGGTTCGACGCGTTGCCGGTGAGCGCCTCGCGCGCCGCCTGA
- a CDS encoding RNA polymerase sigma factor, with protein MSPASTAPRGGPTARAASPASDDLTALYRRFGPAVHRRALSLTRDAEEALDVTQDTFLAYMKVRGTPRDEASPFTVLYQIATYRAVDRVRRRARWSGSLGPLSVEDEDAEDRRQEAVTSHAGGLERVEALQDLALLTQGEDEEVLTVAVLYFVEGHTTDEVAQVLDMSRKTVSRMLARFAERARKRSLRLTPGGAP; from the coding sequence TTGAGTCCGGCGTCCACCGCTCCCCGGGGAGGTCCCACCGCGCGGGCGGCGTCTCCGGCCTCGGACGACCTGACGGCGCTCTACCGGCGCTTCGGCCCCGCCGTTCACCGCAGGGCGCTGTCGCTCACGCGTGACGCCGAGGAGGCGCTCGACGTCACGCAGGACACCTTCCTGGCGTACATGAAGGTGCGGGGCACGCCACGCGACGAGGCCTCTCCCTTCACGGTGCTGTATCAAATCGCCACGTATCGCGCGGTGGACCGCGTGCGCCGCCGCGCGCGCTGGTCCGGCAGCCTGGGCCCGCTGTCGGTGGAGGACGAGGACGCGGAGGACCGGCGTCAGGAGGCCGTGACTTCGCACGCCGGAGGGCTGGAGCGGGTGGAGGCCCTGCAGGACCTCGCACTCCTCACCCAGGGCGAGGACGAAGAGGTGCTGACGGTGGCGGTGCTCTACTTCGTGGAAGGGCACACCACGGACGAGGTGGCGCAGGTGTTGGACATGTCGCGCAAGACGGTGTCCCGGATGCTGGCGCGGTTCGCGGAGCGCGCGCGGAAGCGCAGCCTCCGCCTCACGCCCGGAGGGGCACCGTGA
- a CDS encoding SPFH domain-containing protein, which yields MVIGYMKAAPTTYVMQFEGGRVVREGAGLSFFYWKPSATLVSVPLSSADVPFAFNEVTRDFQAVTLQGQLTYRVADPKRLASLLDYSVGTSGRHRSDDPEKLAERLVQVAQVRARTVVQGMPLREVLVHTDTIEAQVLAALAVAESVRGLGVEVMAFSLLSVQPTPEMARALEAEAREGLQRTADEAIYARRNAAVEQERRIKESELATELAVEARQRQIREAKMSADIAVEEQRSALMERWSQNERQAADARAYALEKTLAPVRGVDWKTLMATSAGGGDPALNIALAFREMAENAQRIGELNVSPDLLHSLMSASGSGGKPTGPRNR from the coding sequence ATGGTCATCGGGTACATGAAGGCGGCACCGACGACGTACGTCATGCAGTTCGAGGGGGGACGGGTGGTCCGCGAGGGGGCGGGGCTCTCGTTCTTCTACTGGAAGCCGTCCGCGACGCTGGTGTCGGTGCCGCTGTCGAGCGCGGACGTGCCCTTCGCCTTCAACGAGGTGACGCGGGACTTCCAGGCGGTGACGCTGCAGGGGCAGCTCACGTACCGGGTGGCGGACCCGAAGCGGCTGGCGTCGCTGCTGGACTACTCGGTGGGGACGTCCGGGCGCCACCGCTCGGACGACCCGGAGAAGCTGGCGGAGCGGCTGGTGCAGGTGGCGCAGGTTCGCGCGCGCACGGTGGTGCAGGGCATGCCGCTGCGTGAGGTGTTGGTCCACACGGACACGATTGAGGCCCAGGTGCTCGCGGCCCTGGCGGTGGCGGAGTCGGTGCGGGGGCTGGGCGTGGAGGTGATGGCCTTCTCGCTCCTGTCGGTGCAGCCGACGCCGGAGATGGCGCGGGCGCTGGAGGCGGAGGCGCGCGAAGGACTGCAGCGTACGGCGGACGAGGCCATCTACGCGCGCCGCAACGCCGCCGTGGAGCAGGAGCGCCGCATCAAGGAGAGCGAACTGGCCACCGAGCTGGCGGTGGAGGCGCGGCAGCGCCAGATTCGCGAGGCGAAGATGTCGGCGGACATCGCCGTGGAGGAGCAGCGCTCCGCGCTGATGGAGCGCTGGAGCCAGAACGAGCGCCAGGCGGCGGACGCGCGCGCGTACGCGCTGGAGAAGACGCTGGCGCCAGTGCGCGGGGTGGACTGGAAGACGCTGATGGCCACGTCGGCGGGGGGCGGGGACCCGGCGCTGAACATCGCGCTCGCCTTCCGGGAGATGGCGGAGAACGCGCAGCGCATCGGCGAGCTGAACGTGTCGCCGGACCTGCTGCACTCGCTGATGAGCGCGTCGGGCAGCGGAGGCAAGCCCACCGGGCCTCGCAATCGCTGA
- a CDS encoding tetratricopeptide repeat protein, with protein MPHRSLRPLLLLASLLIGCSSGLRVNVLEPARVNVGASRKLVVVQTEGQSTVQDVVLQELYRQSRQDGYFSFTDRTHAGGTVKLTGSEVLLQGEKATALESGEVGLRIDVLGWDADLEKRQLQVKDEKGRMPKKTQKQVFVAKLILGVTAFNSAGKVLLAEEEYAGEVESERVDVLLRTVAGQLVDRVLRDLTPRQVSHYLRMDDEDAAQKDIVKVAEKGDVGQAITQLTSYVEQHPDNAGGWYNLAVLLDASGEYEKALEHYSRAISLTSKDFYVKMQEACSSRLASRQALRE; from the coding sequence ATGCCCCATCGCTCATTGCGTCCGCTGTTGCTGCTGGCCTCGCTGCTCATCGGCTGCTCATCCGGCCTCCGCGTCAACGTCCTCGAGCCCGCGCGGGTGAACGTGGGCGCCTCGCGCAAGCTCGTGGTGGTGCAGACCGAGGGCCAGTCCACCGTGCAGGACGTCGTCCTCCAGGAGCTGTATCGGCAGAGCCGGCAGGACGGCTACTTCTCGTTCACGGACCGCACCCACGCGGGCGGCACCGTGAAGCTCACGGGGAGCGAGGTGTTGCTGCAGGGGGAGAAGGCCACCGCCCTGGAGTCGGGGGAGGTCGGCCTGCGCATCGACGTGCTCGGTTGGGACGCGGATTTGGAGAAGCGCCAGCTCCAGGTCAAGGACGAGAAGGGCAGGATGCCGAAGAAGACCCAGAAGCAGGTCTTCGTCGCGAAGCTCATCCTGGGGGTGACGGCCTTCAACTCCGCGGGCAAGGTGCTGCTCGCGGAGGAGGAGTACGCGGGCGAGGTCGAGTCGGAGCGCGTGGACGTCCTGCTGCGCACGGTGGCCGGGCAGTTGGTGGACCGCGTGCTCCGGGACCTCACCCCGCGTCAGGTCTCCCACTACCTGCGCATGGATGACGAGGACGCGGCGCAGAAGGACATCGTCAAGGTGGCGGAGAAGGGCGACGTCGGACAGGCCATCACGCAGCTGACGTCCTACGTCGAGCAGCATCCGGACAACGCGGGTGGCTGGTACAACCTGGCCGTGCTGCTGGACGCCAGCGGCGAGTACGAGAAGGCGCTGGAGCACTACTCGCGCGCCATCTCCCTGACCTCGAAGGACTTCTATGTGAAGATGCAGGAAGCGTGCTCCAGCCGGCTCGCGAGCCGTCAGGCGCTGCGCGAGTGA
- a CDS encoding iron-containing redox enzyme family protein, which produces MSTELIVKLEQEANTLVRELDAHPDARSLFEGTTDAGQYAGYLAQSYHYVRWTAPLLGLAGRRMQRLGRHPALGALLVQKAKEESGHERWLLSDLRALGWSKERVEATPACAAVRAYVSWNRFTAEAGMPTAFLGTAYVLEHLSVVRAGLAAERLVARGAIPDIHRAVTFLRGHAGADGDHVAELASVLSTLRDAAEREAILLSATTTRALYPALFTPATEAAAHVVG; this is translated from the coding sequence ATGTCGACGGAGCTCATCGTGAAGCTGGAGCAGGAGGCGAATACCCTGGTGCGTGAGTTGGACGCCCACCCGGACGCGCGCAGTCTCTTCGAGGGCACGACGGACGCGGGCCAGTACGCCGGGTATCTCGCGCAGTCGTACCACTACGTGCGGTGGACGGCGCCGCTGCTGGGTCTCGCGGGCCGGCGAATGCAGCGACTGGGGCGCCACCCCGCGCTGGGCGCGCTGCTCGTGCAGAAGGCGAAGGAGGAGTCGGGCCACGAGCGCTGGCTGCTCTCCGACCTGCGCGCGCTGGGCTGGTCGAAGGAGCGGGTGGAGGCGACGCCCGCCTGCGCGGCCGTGCGCGCGTACGTGAGCTGGAACCGCTTCACCGCGGAGGCGGGCATGCCCACCGCCTTCCTCGGGACGGCCTACGTGCTGGAGCACCTGTCCGTGGTGCGCGCGGGGCTGGCGGCGGAGCGCCTGGTCGCGCGTGGGGCCATCCCCGACATCCACCGCGCCGTCACCTTCCTGCGGGGCCACGCGGGCGCGGACGGGGACCACGTGGCGGAGCTGGCCAGCGTGCTGAGCACCCTGCGGGACGCGGCCGAGCGAGAGGCCATCCTCCTCTCCGCCACCACCACGCGGGCCCTCTATCCGGCCCTCTTCACTCCCGCCACGGAGGCCGCCGCCCACGTCGTGGGCTGA